One window from the genome of Castellaniella sp. MT123 encodes:
- the rarD gene encoding EamA family transporter RarD gives MKQGIVLSVASSALFAAMYFYATLMQPFDGDIVFAWRILMGLPMMALVVQRARGWGNLRETTRRFMHGRFLAAMLLCSALLGVQLWLFVWAPLHGYALDVSMGYFLLPLVMVLAGRVLYGERLSRWQSWAVGFALLGVGHEWWRLGTVSWATLLVALGYPPYFMLRRRLRVDALSSLWFDMLFLLPAAILILQSQATEAARIFMAHPRLLLQVPLLGLLSAVSLSMYLAAARQLPMTLFGLLSYAEPVLLFWVAFLLMGEPVTPAQWLTYGPIWLAVALVAFEGLQKWRAEARHPASRPGERA, from the coding sequence ATGAAGCAAGGCATCGTCCTGTCTGTCGCATCCTCGGCGCTGTTTGCCGCCATGTACTTCTATGCGACGCTGATGCAGCCGTTTGACGGCGACATCGTCTTCGCGTGGCGGATCCTGATGGGTCTGCCGATGATGGCGCTGGTTGTGCAGCGGGCGCGAGGCTGGGGCAATCTGCGTGAAACCACGCGGCGATTCATGCATGGCCGGTTCCTTGCCGCCATGTTGCTGTGTTCCGCGTTGCTGGGCGTGCAGCTGTGGCTGTTCGTCTGGGCTCCCCTGCATGGCTATGCGCTGGATGTTTCGATGGGCTATTTCCTGTTGCCGCTGGTGATGGTGCTGGCGGGCCGGGTGCTTTATGGCGAACGCCTCAGCCGCTGGCAGTCCTGGGCGGTGGGTTTCGCACTGCTCGGGGTAGGGCACGAATGGTGGCGCCTGGGCACGGTGTCGTGGGCGACGCTGCTGGTGGCGCTGGGCTACCCGCCGTATTTCATGCTGCGCCGGCGTCTGCGGGTCGATGCCCTGAGCAGCCTGTGGTTCGATATGCTGTTTCTGCTGCCGGCCGCGATCCTGATCCTGCAGTCGCAGGCCACCGAGGCCGCGCGCATTTTTATGGCGCATCCGCGCCTGCTGCTGCAGGTGCCGTTGCTGGGACTGCTGAGCGCTGTTTCCTTGTCGATGTATCTGGCGGCTGCCCGGCAACTGCCCATGACCCTGTTCGGGCTGCTGAGCTATGCCGAGCCGGTGCTGTTGTTCTGGGTTGCCTTCCTGTTGATGGGAGAGCCGGTCACCCCGGCGCAGTGGCTGACGTACGGCCCCATCTGGCTGGCGGTCGCGCTGGTGGCTTTCGAAGGCCTGCAAAAATGGCGGGCCGAGGCCCGCCATCCGGCGTCGCGGCCCGGCGAGCGGGCCTGA
- the recO gene encoding DNA repair protein RecO, whose amino-acid sequence MSRRGQRIQDARAYVLHASPWRETSLIVQCFARDQGSVALVAKGAKRPYSVLRPVLVAFQPLWLSWSGAAEIHTLVRAESGPVRLLTGRAMMSAWYLNELILRLMPREDPHPGVYDAYERALDALVDPQARSHAPALRRFEWLLLEQAGYGLDVPPPDFDDAAAEPALRQALRERLDQLLDTPLRTRQVLLDLQRY is encoded by the coding sequence ATGAGTAGACGGGGCCAGCGCATCCAGGATGCGCGCGCCTACGTCCTGCACGCCAGCCCGTGGCGGGAAACATCCCTGATCGTCCAGTGTTTCGCGCGCGACCAGGGCAGCGTGGCCCTGGTGGCCAAGGGCGCAAAACGGCCCTATTCGGTTCTGCGCCCGGTCCTTGTTGCCTTCCAGCCGCTTTGGCTGTCCTGGTCGGGAGCGGCGGAAATCCATACCCTCGTGCGGGCGGAATCCGGTCCCGTACGCCTGCTGACTGGCCGCGCCATGATGTCCGCCTGGTACCTGAACGAACTGATCCTGCGCCTGATGCCCCGGGAGGACCCGCATCCAGGGGTTTACGATGCCTATGAAAGGGCGTTGGACGCGCTGGTGGATCCGCAGGCCCGTTCGCATGCGCCCGCTTTGCGCCGCTTCGAGTGGCTGTTGCTGGAGCAGGCGGGTTACGGGCTGGATGTTCCACCGCCCGATTTCGATGACGCGGCAGCCGAACCCGCCCTCAGACAGGCGTTGCGGGAACGCCTGGACCAGCTGCTGGACACCCCGCTGCGCACCCGTCAGGTCCTGCTGGATCTGCAGCGGTACTGA
- the era gene encoding GTPase Era, whose translation MSTPSRCGFVALVGRPNVGKSTLSNALIGAKLSIVSRKAQTTRHRIHGVLTRDADQFVFVDTPGFQTRHGGAMNRMMNRVVTQALAEVDVVVHVVEAGKWSAGDAAVVPLLPTQRPVVLVVNKIDTLKDKNALFAYVTRLTQEFSYAAVVPVSAARGTQLDVLIGEIAQYLPEGEHLFEAESLTDRPVRFLVSELIREKIFRLVGDELPYGCTVVIEQWEENEAGVRIAACIVIERESHRPILLGAGGQHMKRIATEARQDMVKLLEKPVFLDVYIKVRKGWSAREATLRELGYE comes from the coding sequence ATGAGCACACCCAGCCGTTGCGGTTTCGTAGCCCTCGTGGGGCGGCCGAACGTCGGCAAGTCGACGCTCAGCAACGCCCTGATCGGCGCCAAACTCTCCATCGTTTCGCGCAAGGCGCAGACCACCCGTCATCGCATCCACGGCGTCCTGACCCGCGATGCGGACCAGTTCGTCTTCGTCGATACGCCCGGCTTTCAGACGCGGCATGGCGGCGCCATGAACCGCATGATGAACCGGGTCGTCACCCAGGCGCTGGCGGAGGTCGACGTGGTGGTCCACGTCGTCGAGGCCGGGAAATGGTCGGCGGGCGACGCCGCCGTGGTGCCGCTGCTGCCGACGCAGCGCCCCGTCGTCCTGGTGGTCAACAAGATCGACACGCTGAAGGACAAAAACGCCCTGTTCGCCTACGTGACACGTCTGACGCAGGAATTTTCCTATGCGGCCGTGGTGCCGGTCAGCGCCGCGCGCGGGACGCAGCTCGATGTCCTGATCGGGGAAATCGCCCAATATTTGCCCGAAGGCGAACACCTCTTTGAGGCGGAGTCCCTGACCGATCGCCCGGTGCGCTTCCTGGTGTCCGAGCTGATCCGGGAAAAGATCTTCCGTCTGGTCGGCGACGAGCTGCCCTATGGCTGCACAGTCGTCATCGAGCAATGGGAAGAAAACGAAGCCGGTGTGCGGATCGCCGCCTGCATCGTCATCGAACGCGAGAGCCATCGCCCCATCCTCCTGGGAGCGGGGGGCCAGCACATGAAACGGATCGCCACCGAGGCGCGCCAGGACATGGTGAAGCTGCTGGAAAAACCTGTTTTCCTGGACGTCTACATCAAGGTCCGCAAGGGCTGGTCGGCGCGCGAAGCCACCCTCCGGGAACTGGGGTATGAGTAG